Below is a window of Candidozyma auris chromosome 3, complete sequence DNA.
CGATAACGACTTGTTGAGAACATCGTAGTACTTTAGTGTGAAGTCATTTGGTTCGCTGTTGAAGGTGACTTCAGTGGGGACATCGAAAAACTTGCGAAGTGCAAGCATCTGGGCTTCACATTTGCcgatctcttcttcagttAAGCGGAGCTCACGGTGTTTTAGTCTTATTTCAAGGTCAACCTGATTCATGAGGATGCTCCGAAGGGTCTCTGTTGGTATGTCATGtagcttcttcatgaggGTCTCTCTATCGATGACTGGCGCAGCATCTGGACATGCTGGCCGCTGGTCATGATCTTGGGACGTATGAGACATCTCAGACGGAGTAATATGTTCCTCTGGAGTCAACGGCGTTAGTCCCATACTAGCTCTCAACAATGTACAAAAGAACTTAGTGGCGATAGTCGGTTCGAATTGTTAGGCTCACTGAAGGTGCTGTGCAGGTGTAGTGCCTCATATGGGGAACCTTTTGTATGGGAGAAGAGTCAAAGGATCGGGTCCAGGAGCGCATTTCGCAAGAAGACGTAGGTACAGCTGCTTGATCTCGTTTCGTTTTGAATTGGAAGGGGTATCgttgtttttgaaggattCGACCACTAGGCTGGAAATGGCGACTTGTGCGATAGGATGTTTGGGTGCTGAAGTTTCGACTTGGTTCGAAGCTGCTTCGCTCTTGAAATTATGTGGATCCGTGGTCTGTTTTTTCCTTGGAGACGCTCTAATAACCTTTTGCGTAAAATAATCTGCGTTAGAGGTCTCCAAGGAGACgtcatttgcaactttttttgtcgATGTAAGCCCTGAACCATGAGAAGAACGTTTAGCTAACAGAACTGGAGCAATTGATTTATGAGTAGCAGCTACTTTACCTTTTGTCAAAAGGTCATCATCTTGACCCAAATGCTTGAGCGtcgctttcttctcatcattGGTGCTTATGTTGGTGCTGGTCTTTCGCACATGTTTATCATCACTTTCATTCACTTTGATCCCTGGTACCATACCAGTACCCTCGGCTCTGTTCTTTTTAGGTGTTGAGCTAGCCTGAACCCCACTTGCCTTCCTGAAGATCTTATGAAGCTCATTGGTTGAGAAGTGGTCTGGGCTGGAAAATCCACATGGTGGCCGACGTTTGCGagctttcttgttctccaTAATCTGTCGTTTACGCTTGCTTTTATAACCTGCGGTTagaaaaaagagcaaaaggTCATCACGGGTGCATTGTACCTTTAAGTGTTCCTAACACATCGGTTTTCATAACCATATAAGTAGTAgttgatggctgcgaaaagagtAGTGCCTACACTTTATATCGCACCGAAAAACAGATCTGACCAACGAGCTCCAGTTCAACACACTTGCCCTAGATATTGCTAAAGCTAATTCATAACGTTTTATTAGAATGTCTGAAAAGCCAATATTACCCTCGATTGTGTCCATGGGAGCACTCACAATCAATGACACTTCAAAACATGGGTTCGGATACAACCCCCTGGTTGGGCCTTCTTCCAATGCAATCACTCCGGAGTCATCGTCTATTCTCTTGAATAAGCGCTCTATCAGCCTAACTCCCGTCTCACACAACTCGATATACGACCGAAATATCAAtaccaagaagatcaatgagatcaGTCTATCGTCACTAGCATACCTCTTCTGTGAGGTGGTGAACTGGGCACTGTCACAGTCCAAAGGGATTCAGGATCTAGAAAATAGACTTAATGGGCTTGGGTATCAGATAGGCCAGCGGTTTTTGGAGCTAGTAAAACTACGAGAGGGAATGAAGCACGGCAAGAGAGAGATCAGAATCATCGAGATTCTACAATTTATACACGGTCCCTTCTGGAAGAGCCTCTTTGGGAAGACAGCCAACGATCTAGAGAAGTCACAAGACGTGAATGACGAGTATATGATCATCGATAATCTTCCGATAGTTTCCAAGTTCATCAGTATACCGAAAGAGTACGGCAATTTGAATTGCCTGGCATTTGTCGCTGGTATTATCGAGGGAGCATTAGACTCCTCCGGCTTTCATGCTACAGTTGTGGCACACTCGGCGCCTTCAGAGAACCATCCACTTCGCACGGTGTTCTTAATCAAACTAGACGAACAATTGCTTCTCAGAGAGGAGATTAGATTCAATTAGTAAGAAAGAGGAGAATGAATAACATGGAGGGTAATTATAGTAGCACCTCTAAGATTTGACTGTAAACCTTGTCCCTTTGGGGTGTACTTGGTATCAATGCAGTGTGCACGACTGGAGGTCAATTTTTCAGTATACTGAGGTAGATAATCTCAAATACTACGACAGCAAAATGGGTATTAACATAAGAAGGGCTACTATAGAGGATGTCCAGGCGATGCAAAATGCTaacttgctcaacttgCCCGAGAACTACCAGTTAAAATACTATATGTACCATATCTTATCCTGGCCCCAAGCAAGCTTTGTGGCTACCACTTACGACCCTATTGAGAATGACGAGGATGGTGAGAGCAGCGAGGTCcttgcagaagaagctaACCAGATCCATTCTTCCTCTGCAGACCCGAAAGGAGACACTTCTTACATCAGAAAAGGAGAGAAGATCGTTGGATACGTCTTGGGAAAGATGGAAGACGACCCGGAAGCCGAGGACAAGACTCCACACGGACACATTACGTCGTTGGCAGTCATGAGAACATACCGAAGGATGGGCTTGGCTGAGAAATTGATGCGCCAATCTTTGTATGCCATGTGTGAGGTTTTCAAGGCGCAATATGTCTCTTTGCACGTCAGAAAGTCCAACAGAGCAGCATTACATTTGTACAGGGATTCCCTACTGTTTGAAATGACCAACATAGAAAAATCATACTACCAGGACGGTGAAGATGCATATGCTATGAGgaaggacttgaagatAGAGGAGATGCTTCCGTACCATGGCCATGAGGAACAGGACGACTTTACACAAGATCTTATATAAATTATAGAGTTCGCTTGCAGTAATGTAATTGGGGGACTTACAAAATCTAATATACAAAGGATGCAAATAAGGGGGTTTAGTCATGAAGCATTGGTGCTATGATGGTAAAAATGATGCTCTAGTATCTCTCCTTCATTCTGGAGGCCACAGTACGCAAATTACCATAAACCTTTCCTGGAGGAGAACCCAAGATGAGCGACACCACAGCCTCTCTTGCCATTCTGATATGCGTGAAACCACCCAAAATGTGAATCTTAGAGTCTGCCAAAACGATTCTGGTTCTTGTGGCATTTTCGATCGCAAACTTTGTTTTGCCGTCTTTACCCGCAATACGACCAATAGCTCTGGATAAGTGGTCACCAGTTAATGTCTTGACGTCCTTGATCTCGAAAGTCTCAATATATAGATCGTCCAATCTCAAAAGGGCGATggcatcatcaacatcgaAACCGAGGGTGAATGCCTTGATGAAGTCAGCACCTTTCTGCAATGCACCTTCATCCTCTGTATGCTTGTTTGTTTTCAACTCGACCGTCTTagtcttcaagttcatccTCACTTGTAGCTTCAAGTGTTCCACCAAAGGCGGGTAGATCTTCATCCATGTGTTCTTTAAGGGTGACATTCTGTGAGGAGGAACGGGCACTTTTCTGATTTCTAGCTTTACTTTCATGCCGCTTTTACTAGCAGCAGGGAATTTTGGCTTCCCGCTTTCGTCTAGAACGACCGACAGAGGTTGAGGTTCATCATCTTTCATCtcgtcatcttcgtctACCGTTTTAGGCTCCTCACGTGGAATAGTGTTCACGTCCACCAAAACTTCGTTTTCTTCGCTGACATCCGACTTGGAAGCCACAGGCAATTTCTTTATGGCGGTGGGTGCAGTCATTGTAGTTGGGCTAACTGGAGTCGGTGGACAGAAAAAAGTAGGTGATGAGATGAGTATGTACTGCATCGCATAGTTCCCATAAGTAAGTTAGTAGTAGAGGATCTAGAGAAAAGCCAACGTGAATTTTAGTTACATATAATAAGGGCAGAAGTAGAATGTGTAGTTAAGAATCGTATTTAATTCTTCGAATTTTCTGTCCACGCCGCTCACACAATAGAGTAGATGAATAAAGGAATAAAGAAGACGATTCAAGTGCAGAAGAAAGGATTCTCACTTTGCCCtgagaaacaaaaaagaagaatggaTACAATTTTTAAAGCAAATAAATAGTCTACTTCAACACTATATGGTAAATCAGTGTTGTGTTTGCAAGCACGTTTCGGCTACAGACAACCtcatttttgcaaccattggGCGAGCGTTTACAATTTATGATGTAGTAGCGAATtagctcttttcttttagCCTAGCAACTAAAAAGGGTTTCAATCGAAGTGCTGAATTAAATACTATCCCTCACGTCCCTGTTTTTTATACCAGCCAGTAAGCGGCCTCCATATCATTGCTTACACGATCACTTGGTAGCTTAGCCAAGTATGAACCACATACTTATTACACAGCAGTTTATAGTAGTACAAATAATCATTGTCATCATAGTAGAAGCTGTATTCACATCTTTGGGCCGACAAAGAGTCAATTCTTTTCATCTCGAACGACTGCCGCTACAATCCCGGGGTTTTACACTTGCTCTATGCAAGGAAAGCGCGATATATAAAATAGGCAGGCTCTTCCCAGCTTGTCCTACTATCCACATCTCATTATAACAAGCATTCAACTGCAACAAGCTGAAATAGACTTGAAATGTATAACATATCCAGTATGATGAGAGGCAGAATGTTCGGGCTGGCCCGTCTATTGCCAATCAAAAACCGCCGCATTCAACCTCTCGGCCTTTGTCACCATCTTGGAATGAATAAGAAACAGCTACAAACGCTATGGCGTTCCCAAAGACCCTTTTCGTATAGTGCAAGCCGTGCAAAAGACTTGGACCCGCTCAGACCAACCAAGTCCCAGCTTCTTGAGGGAGCCTCCTCGAAGCTTTCGCGTTTTTGGATTCACATCAAGTGGCCCTTGACAAGAAACAATAGACCTTTTTCGATTGATGACTTTTCCGCCTTCGCCTCCTGGCTCGTTATGGGTAACATTCTTTGGATCGTGTTGGGTACAACCACTTTTGGCTTGGTGACAATGTACTCTATCCATACCTTTGACACCTTCTGGAATACCATAAGTGgagatgaggatgatgataaCGAAGATGTAGCTCCGCAGGCCAAGGACAAAACATTTCTATCTTATCTTGCGGGGTCCATTTTATCACAAGGTTTTGGTATGAGACTTGTCTTCGAGAAAGGCAGTGTGTTACCCGAACTCTCTGACGGAATGCTCAAATTCAGAAACGTGAAGGTAGTGTCTTCTGAGAGAGACGAAAACTTCAGgatttttgcaaagattCAAGAACTCAATATGACCCTATCA
It encodes the following:
- a CDS encoding peptide alpha-N-acetyltransferase complex A subunit ARD1; translation: MGINIRRATIEDVQAMQNANLLNLPENYQLKYYMYHILSWPQASFVATTYDPIENDEDGESSEVLAEEANQIHSSSADPKGDTSYIRKGEKIVGYVLGKMEDDPEAEDKTPHGHITSLAVMRTYRRMGLAEKLMRQSLYAMCEVFKAQYVSLHVRKSNRAALHLYRDSLSFEMTNIEKSYYQDGEDAYAMRKDLKIEEMLPYHGHEEQDDFTQDLI
- a CDS encoding TRAPP subunit TRS31 codes for the protein MSEKPILPSIVSMGALTINDTSKHGFGYNPSVGPSSNAITPESSSILLNKRSISLTPVSHNSIYDRNINTKKINEISLSSLAYLFCEVVNWASSQSKGIQDLENRLNGLGYQIGQRFLELVKLREGMKHGKREIRIIEILQFIHGPFWKSLFGKTANDLEKSQDVNDEYMIIDNLPIVSKFISIPKEYGNLNCSAFVAGIIEGALDSSGFHATVVAHSAPSENHPLRTVFLIKLDEQLLLREEIRFN